The DNA window TTCTTCAGAACAAAGACTGAGGTGATGGAGGAGAGAGAGATCTTCACCGCAGTCACCGGAATCAGCAACGACTATGAACCATAAAAGAGGAAGGAGAAGGCGATGATACAGGAGTCAAAGATTGCAGGGAACAGAGTCGGGGTTCTGATCGGAAAGGCAGGGGCGACCAAGCGGGAGCTCGAGGAGCGGACCTCGTCATCGATCACCATCAACAGCGATGAAGGAATGGTGAAGGTGGAGGGCGAGGACGCAGTCGGCGTACTGCTGGCCGGCGAGGTGATCAGGGCGATCAACCGGGGGTTCTCCCCGGCGCATGCGTTCACCCTCCTTGATGACGAGGACATGATCCTCGATGTGATCGAGCTCTCGTCCACCGGGGATACGCAGAGACAGCTGGATCGGCTGCGTGGACGGATCATCGGCAGGGACGGAAGTTCCCGCGAACAGATCGAGACGATGACCAGCACCTACCTCTCGGTCTATGGGAAGACGGTGGCGATCATCGGGCTACCCGACCAGGTCAAAAACGCCCGTGCCGGGATCGAGATGCTGATAAAAGGAATCCCGCACGAGAGTGTCTTTGCATTTCTGGATCGCAAGAAGAAGGAACTGAAGCAGGACATGCTCAGTTACTACTACTGATCCGGACTAGATATCCGGATCCCACCCCAATTTATGCTTTATTTCCACTGGAGAGAGAAGCGTAATTTTTGAGGTTTATTCGATCAGCGAACTGGTATTTGAAGTAATTGCAGTGGATTTAAAGGGGTTCTGATGAAGATAGCATCATTGCCGGTGCCCGCGCCGCTTATTGAGTACTGTGAAGAGAAGGGAATCACTGACCTTTACCCTCCACAGGCCGCCTGTGTCGACGAAGGAATCTTCTCCGGGAAGAGTTTGCTCGTGGCGATACCGACCGCGAGCGGCAAGACGCTGGTCGCCGAGCTGGCCATGCATGCCCAGGTCGCCAATGGCGGGAAATGCCTGTATATCGTACCGCTCAGAGCGCTGGCTGGCGAGAAGTTTCGGGAGTTCTCAGGAAAGGGGGTGAAGGTCGGGATCTCCACTGGAGATCTCGACCGGCGCGACGAATTTTTGGGTGCCAACGATATCATCATCGCCACCTCCGAGAAGGTCGACTCGCTCCTCCGGAACAAAACTCCGTGGCTTCGGCAAGTGACACTGCTGGTCGTAGATGAGGTTCATCTGATCGCGTCGCCCGACCGCGGCCCCACGCTGGAGATGGTAATCACTAAGCTCCGGTACAGAATCCCGAACCTGCAGGTGATCGCCCTCTCTGCAACCATCGGAAACCCGAAGAAGCTGGCTGACTGGCTCGGGGCCGGGCTCGTCACCAGCGAGTGGCGGCCAGTGGACCTCCGGCAGGGGGTTTTCTATCGAGGGAAGATCCACTTCCACCAGGGGGAACGGGAGGTGGCTGAACCCTCCAAGACCGAGGATCTGAACCTCTGCATTGATACAATCGAGGAGGGAGGGCAATGCCTGGTCTTCGTCAACTCCCGACGGAACGCCGAAGGGTTTGCGAAACGAGCCGCCGCAGCGTTCAAGAAGAGGGTGAAGAGTCCTGTTCTGGAGGAGTACGCGGCCCGGATCCTCGAATCGGCCACCACTGACCAGGAGAAGGTGCTCGCAGCCTGCATCGCAACCGGGTCGGCCTTCCACCATGCCGGCCTCAGGCGCGAGTTTCGGGAACTCATAGAGGAAGGGTTCCTGAAGGGGGAGATCCGATGTATCTCCTCAACCCCGACCCTGGCGGCCGGGCTGAACCTGCCGGCGAGAAGAGTGATCATCAGGGACCTGCTGCGATTCTCTGGGGCCGAAGGGATGGCTCCAATCCCAGTCGGCGAGTATCACCAGATGGCCGGCAGGGCCGGGCGGCCGCACCTGGACCCGTACGGTGAAGCCGTGATGATTGCCAAGAACGAGCAGTCGATCGAGGAACTCTTCGAGCGTTACATCGACGCCCCGGCCGAACCGGTCGTCTCCCAGTGCACCCGATCGGGTGCCCTCTGCTCGCACCTCCTCTCGCTGATCGCAACGGGGTTCGCCACGGATCGGAAGGGCCTCAGCAAATTTCTGGTCCAGACTTTCTACGGGTTTACCCACGCCAGCACAAAAGCCCTGGATACGATCGTCAATCAGTCGCTCAAGTTCCTGACAGAGACCGAAATGATCACTGAGATCGGCGATCTCCTCCAGGCGACCGAATACGGGGCACTTGTCTCGAGACTGTACATCGACCCGCTCAGCGCCGAGGCGATCTCTGGAGCGATGCTGGAGGCCGATGGCTACTCCGATCGGGCCCTGTTGCAGGTGGTCTGCAGTACCTCAGACATGCCAGCCCTGTACCTGAAGAGCAAGGATCTCCAGTACCTGGAGAAGTTCCTGTACGAACACGGGGACGACCTCTGGCAGCAGGTCCCCTGGGAGGACCGCGAGCAGTTCTACCGCTCGGTAAAGACTGCGATGCTCCTCAGTGACTATACCGACGAGGTGCCCGAGGCGATCATCTGCGAGCGGTACGATGTTGGTCCCGGCGACCTCTATGCGGCGGTCACCAATGTGACCTGGCTGATCCATGCCGCCGCCCGGCTGGCCGCGATGTTCAGGGAGGACCTGGCGCCGGCGGTGCGGGAGCTTGAAATCTGTACTTCTCAGGGGATCCGGCGCGAGCTCCTGCCACTGGTCAGGCTGAAAGGGATCGGGCGGGTCCGCGCCCGCCGGCTCTTCAACAACGGGATCACCGATCCTGCTACACTGCAGGAGGCCGGATTCGACAGGATCACCTCGATCCTCGGATCAGGAGTTGCGAAGTCCCTCTTTTCACAGTTCGATGAGAAGGAGACGAAGGAACGGAAGGACGATCTCCAGGGATCATCTGAACTGGTGAA is part of the Methanosphaerula palustris E1-9c genome and encodes:
- a CDS encoding KH domain-containing protein; the encoded protein is MIQESKIAGNRVGVLIGKAGATKRELEERTSSSITINSDEGMVKVEGEDAVGVLLAGEVIRAINRGFSPAHAFTLLDDEDMILDVIELSSTGDTQRQLDRLRGRIIGRDGSSREQIETMTSTYLSVYGKTVAIIGLPDQVKNARAGIEMLIKGIPHESVFAFLDRKKKELKQDMLSYYY
- a CDS encoding ATP-dependent DNA helicase; the protein is MKIASLPVPAPLIEYCEEKGITDLYPPQAACVDEGIFSGKSLLVAIPTASGKTLVAELAMHAQVANGGKCLYIVPLRALAGEKFREFSGKGVKVGISTGDLDRRDEFLGANDIIIATSEKVDSLLRNKTPWLRQVTLLVVDEVHLIASPDRGPTLEMVITKLRYRIPNLQVIALSATIGNPKKLADWLGAGLVTSEWRPVDLRQGVFYRGKIHFHQGEREVAEPSKTEDLNLCIDTIEEGGQCLVFVNSRRNAEGFAKRAAAAFKKRVKSPVLEEYAARILESATTDQEKVLAACIATGSAFHHAGLRREFRELIEEGFLKGEIRCISSTPTLAAGLNLPARRVIIRDLLRFSGAEGMAPIPVGEYHQMAGRAGRPHLDPYGEAVMIAKNEQSIEELFERYIDAPAEPVVSQCTRSGALCSHLLSLIATGFATDRKGLSKFLVQTFYGFTHASTKALDTIVNQSLKFLTETEMITEIGDLLQATEYGALVSRLYIDPLSAEAISGAMLEADGYSDRALLQVVCSTSDMPALYLKSKDLQYLEKFLYEHGDDLWQQVPWEDREQFYRSVKTAMLLSDYTDEVPEAIICERYDVGPGDLYAAVTNVTWLIHAAARLAAMFREDLAPAVRELEICTSQGIRRELLPLVRLKGIGRVRARRLFNNGITDPATLQEAGFDRITSILGSGVAKSLFSQFDEKETKERKDDLQGSSELVKKAQTSLFGFGGCDE